Proteins from a single region of Ensifer adhaerens:
- a CDS encoding nitrate reductase cytochrome c-type subunit: MAMAAGLMVFVTTAAVAQVAEKLVPQLEGPTQQMATEAAAPLPKWVVDDKRKMRAYPDQPPVIPHSIEGYELSVNANRCLSCHKREFTQDSGAPMISVTHYMTRDGQMIADVSPRRYFCTACHVPQADTSPLVPSNFKDMSELGFKPAGSE; the protein is encoded by the coding sequence ATGGCGATGGCCGCCGGGCTGATGGTGTTCGTCACCACCGCCGCGGTGGCCCAAGTTGCTGAAAAGCTGGTGCCGCAGCTCGAAGGCCCGACGCAGCAGATGGCGACGGAGGCGGCAGCGCCCTTGCCGAAATGGGTGGTCGACGACAAGCGCAAGATGCGTGCCTATCCCGACCAGCCGCCGGTGATCCCGCATTCGATCGAGGGTTATGAGCTTTCGGTCAATGCCAACCGTTGCCTGTCCTGCCACAAGCGCGAATTCACCCAGGATTCCGGCGCGCCGATGATCAGCGTCACCCATTACATGACGCGCGACGGGCAGATGATCGCCGACGTTTCGCCGCGGCGCTATTTCTGCACGGCCTGCCATGTGCCGCAGGCGGACACCAGCCCGCTGGTGCCGAGCAATTTCAAGGATATGAGCGAACTGGGCTTCAAGCCGGCCGGAAGCGAGTGA
- a CDS encoding DUF3883 domain-containing protein — protein MTDTGALRSLASMGVGDWTDTENDAIVAAYFSMLSDELSGRPHNKAVQNRVLQETLGRSRGSIEFKHCNISAAAKGFGLPILSGYQPRFNFQMSLAEAISRWLARHSQWDSALGTHPASGVAEPPALFVGVAPTLHNAPPPVELTQMQAVARRFDVAGRDERNRALGRAGEERVLHHERMQLQQSGRQDLARQVRWVAEEDGDGAGYDIASFTPDGRVRLIEVKTTNGWERTPFHISRNELEVAESRREAWCLLRLYDFSRHPRAFELRPPLDTHVSLIATSYQANFH, from the coding sequence ATGACAGATACTGGTGCGCTGCGTAGCCTGGCGAGCATGGGCGTAGGGGATTGGACAGATACGGAAAATGACGCGATCGTCGCGGCCTATTTTTCAATGCTCAGCGACGAACTTTCTGGTCGCCCCCATAACAAGGCCGTGCAAAACCGGGTTCTGCAAGAAACGCTCGGAAGAAGTCGCGGTTCGATAGAGTTCAAACATTGCAACATTTCGGCGGCTGCAAAAGGCTTTGGCCTTCCCATTCTCAGCGGCTACCAGCCACGGTTCAATTTTCAGATGTCGCTGGCCGAGGCAATATCCCGATGGCTAGCGCGACATTCGCAATGGGACAGTGCCCTCGGCACTCATCCAGCGTCCGGGGTGGCTGAACCACCGGCGCTTTTCGTTGGTGTCGCGCCCACTCTCCACAATGCCCCGCCACCCGTTGAATTGACGCAGATGCAGGCGGTTGCACGGCGTTTCGATGTGGCCGGGCGAGACGAACGCAATCGCGCCCTTGGTCGCGCTGGGGAAGAGCGCGTGCTCCATCATGAACGCATGCAGCTCCAACAAAGCGGTCGCCAAGATTTAGCCCGCCAGGTTCGGTGGGTGGCTGAGGAGGATGGCGATGGTGCGGGCTATGACATCGCAAGCTTCACGCCAGACGGTCGCGTGCGTTTGATCGAGGTAAAGACCACCAACGGTTGGGAACGTACGCCTTTCCATATTTCGCGTAACGAACTTGAGGTGGCCGAGTCGCGACGTGAGGCGTGGTGTCTCCTCCGTCTTTATGATTTCTCGCGCCATCCACGGGCCTTCGAACTGCGCCCGCCCCTTGACACTCATGTCTCTCTCATCGCCACCAGCTATCAGGCGAACTTCCACTGA
- a CDS encoding TCR/Tet family MFS transporter, translated as MKKPLIVIFTAIVLDAVGIGLIFPILPSLLKDVTQAQSVAPYIGTMTALYAVMQFIFAPVLGALSDRLGRRPVLLISLAGAAINYLFLAFAPNLWMLLAGRAIAGLTSANMSVATAYITDITPEDKRAQRFGLFNAMFGIGFIIGPVLGGVLGDHWLRLPFIAAAVLNGCNLALAYFVLPESRIPSRERIDLAALNPLRPLRWVFSVKSVLPIVFLFLIFSATGEAYGTCWALWGSETFQWNGFWIGLSLGAFGVCQTLAQAFLPGPAVKLFGERGAILVGVAGVCLALTVMAFATEGWMIFAVMPVFALGGIGVPALQSLATRQVDESQQGQFQGVLASAVSLASIISPLAFSSLYFVVHEQWPGAIWLSVVVVYALGGLLVLGLRLTKPVAAAAAS; from the coding sequence ATGAAGAAGCCCCTAATCGTCATTTTTACCGCCATTGTGCTCGATGCCGTGGGCATCGGCCTCATCTTTCCCATCCTGCCTTCGCTGCTCAAGGACGTGACCCAAGCCCAAAGCGTGGCGCCCTATATCGGCACGATGACCGCTCTCTACGCGGTCATGCAGTTCATCTTCGCGCCGGTGCTGGGTGCGCTCAGCGACCGGCTGGGCCGCCGGCCGGTGCTGTTGATCTCGCTTGCCGGTGCTGCCATCAACTACCTGTTCCTCGCCTTTGCGCCCAATCTCTGGATGCTCCTTGCCGGCCGCGCGATCGCCGGGCTGACCAGCGCCAACATGTCGGTCGCAACCGCCTATATCACCGACATCACGCCCGAGGATAAGCGTGCCCAGCGCTTCGGCCTGTTCAACGCCATGTTCGGCATCGGCTTCATCATCGGCCCCGTTCTCGGCGGCGTTCTCGGCGATCACTGGTTGCGGCTGCCCTTCATTGCCGCGGCGGTGCTGAACGGCTGCAATCTGGCGCTGGCATATTTCGTGCTGCCGGAATCGCGCATACCGAGCCGCGAGAGGATCGATCTTGCCGCGCTCAATCCGCTTCGGCCGCTGCGCTGGGTGTTCTCGGTGAAGAGCGTGCTGCCGATCGTCTTTCTGTTCCTGATCTTCAGCGCCACAGGCGAAGCCTACGGCACCTGCTGGGCGCTCTGGGGCAGCGAGACGTTCCAGTGGAACGGGTTCTGGATCGGCCTTTCGCTTGGCGCTTTCGGTGTCTGCCAGACGCTTGCCCAGGCGTTCCTTCCGGGACCGGCCGTAAAGCTCTTCGGCGAGCGTGGCGCCATTCTGGTGGGTGTTGCCGGCGTGTGCCTTGCCTTGACCGTCATGGCGTTTGCGACCGAGGGCTGGATGATCTTTGCGGTCATGCCGGTCTTTGCGCTCGGCGGCATCGGCGTGCCGGCGCTGCAATCGCTCGCGACCCGGCAGGTGGACGAGAGCCAGCAGGGCCAGTTCCAGGGCGTGCTGGCCTCAGCCGTGAGCCTGGCGTCGATCATCAGTCCGCTGGCCTTTTCTAGCCTCTATTTCGTCGTCCACGAGCAATGGCCGGGCGCCATCTGGCTTTCGGTCGTCGTCGTTTATGCACTGGGCGGGCTATTGGTTCTCGGCCTGCGCCTGACGAAACCGGTGGCGGCTGCGGCCGCGTCGTAG
- a CDS encoding GNAT family N-acetyltransferase, producing MEQNSEIGPAEADDFPAIRSLCNGFLDWCRSRYGENAWFVDHYYTPEQWAALLDSLPKIHSAPDGEILVARLNGKVVGCVMMQRIGEHTCEMKRMFISPEGRGLGLGRRLAETLVRVAAERGYTAMRLDTGRNHDEALSLYRSLGFQEIAPYYNAPPELGNHLIFMEAPLAG from the coding sequence ATGGAACAGAACTCCGAGATCGGCCCGGCCGAAGCTGACGACTTTCCTGCCATTCGATCCTTGTGCAACGGCTTCCTCGACTGGTGCCGATCGCGCTACGGCGAAAACGCGTGGTTCGTCGACCACTACTACACGCCGGAACAATGGGCCGCGCTCCTCGACAGCCTGCCGAAAATCCACTCGGCTCCAGATGGGGAGATTCTTGTTGCCCGTCTGAACGGAAAGGTGGTCGGCTGTGTGATGATGCAGCGGATCGGCGAACACACATGCGAGATGAAGCGCATGTTCATCAGCCCCGAGGGCCGAGGCCTGGGGCTGGGCCGCCGCCTCGCCGAAACTCTCGTGCGGGTGGCCGCCGAGCGGGGCTATACCGCCATGCGGCTGGATACTGGCCGCAACCACGACGAGGCGCTGAGCCTGTACCGTTCTCTTGGATTCCAGGAGATCGCGCCCTACTACAACGCACCTCCCGAACTGGGCAACCATCTCATCTTCATGGAAGCTCCTCTGGCGGGATAG
- the napA gene encoding periplasmic nitrate reductase subunit alpha, with the protein MSGELTRRDILKAHAAGIAAATAGIALPAAAQPVPGGVNALEIKWSKAPCRFCGTGCGVMVGVKEGQVVATHGDMQAEVNRGLNCIKGYFLSKIMYGNDRLTTPLLRKRGGAYAKDGEFEPVSWDEAFNVMAEQAKRVLKEKGPTAVGMFGSGQWTIFEGYAATKLMRAGFRSNNLDPNARHCMASAAVAFMRTFGMDEPMGCYDDFENADAFVLWGSNMAEMHPILWTRVADRRLGQPHVRVAVLSTFTHRSMDLADIPIVFKPGTDLAILNYIANHIIETGRVNEDFVNKHTKFARGVTDIGYGLRPDNPVEVNAANSKDPGKTEPIDFEAFKALVSEYTLEKTVELTGVEPEFLKQLAELYADPGRKVMSLWTMGFNQHVRGVWANQMVYNLHLLTGKISEPGNSPFSLTGQPSACGTAREVGTFAHRLPADMVVTNPEHRKHAEEIWRIPHGIIPEKPGYHAVQQDRMLKDGKLNFYWVQVNNNVQAGPNTANETWQGYRNPDNFIVVSDAYPTITAMSADLILPAAMWVEKEGAYGNAERRTHVWHQLVQAPGEARSDLWQMVEFSKRFITDEVWPKEILDASPEYRGKTLFEVLFKNGEVDRFPITDVSAEYDNNEAKDFGFYIQKGLFEEYATFGRGHGHDLAPYDTYHEVRGLRWPVVNGQETKWRYREGFDPYVKAGEGVKFYGNKDGKAIILAVPYEPPAESPDAEYDTWLVTGRVLEHWHSGSMTMRVPELYKAFPGARVFMNAEDARKRGINQGMEVRIVSRRGEIRSRVDIRGRNRMPPGVIFVPWFDASQLINKVTLDATDPISKQTDFKKCAVKIVPVTL; encoded by the coding sequence ATGAGCGGAGAACTGACGCGGCGTGACATTCTGAAGGCCCACGCAGCCGGCATCGCCGCCGCCACGGCCGGCATTGCGCTGCCTGCGGCCGCACAGCCGGTGCCGGGCGGTGTCAACGCGCTGGAGATCAAATGGTCCAAGGCGCCGTGCCGCTTCTGCGGCACGGGCTGCGGCGTGATGGTGGGCGTGAAGGAAGGCCAGGTGGTCGCCACCCACGGCGACATGCAGGCGGAGGTCAACCGCGGCCTCAACTGCATCAAGGGCTACTTCCTCTCCAAGATCATGTATGGCAACGACCGGCTGACGACGCCGCTTTTGCGCAAGCGAGGCGGCGCCTACGCCAAGGACGGCGAGTTCGAGCCGGTGAGCTGGGACGAGGCCTTCAACGTGATGGCCGAGCAGGCAAAGAGGGTCCTGAAGGAGAAGGGGCCGACGGCGGTTGGCATGTTCGGCTCCGGCCAGTGGACGATCTTCGAGGGCTATGCCGCGACCAAGCTGATGCGGGCGGGCTTCCGCTCCAACAACCTCGACCCCAATGCCCGCCACTGCATGGCGTCGGCCGCCGTCGCCTTCATGCGCACCTTCGGCATGGACGAGCCGATGGGCTGCTACGACGATTTCGAGAACGCCGATGCCTTCGTGCTCTGGGGCTCGAACATGGCGGAGATGCACCCGATCCTTTGGACGCGGGTCGCCGACCGGCGTCTCGGCCAGCCGCATGTGCGGGTCGCGGTGCTTTCGACCTTCACCCATCGCAGCATGGATCTCGCCGATATCCCCATTGTCTTCAAGCCGGGCACGGATCTGGCGATCCTCAACTATATCGCCAACCACATCATCGAGACTGGCCGCGTCAACGAGGACTTCGTCAACAAGCACACCAAGTTTGCCCGCGGCGTGACCGATATCGGCTACGGCCTCAGGCCCGACAATCCGGTCGAGGTCAATGCCGCCAACTCCAAGGATCCGGGCAAGACCGAGCCGATCGACTTCGAGGCGTTCAAGGCGCTGGTTTCGGAATACACGCTGGAAAAGACCGTCGAGCTGACCGGCGTCGAGCCGGAATTCCTGAAGCAGCTTGCCGAGCTCTATGCCGACCCCGGCCGCAAGGTCATGTCGCTCTGGACCATGGGCTTCAACCAGCATGTGCGCGGCGTCTGGGCCAACCAGATGGTCTATAACCTGCACCTTCTGACCGGCAAGATCTCCGAGCCCGGCAACAGCCCGTTCTCGCTGACCGGCCAGCCTTCGGCCTGCGGCACGGCGCGCGAGGTCGGCACCTTTGCGCACCGGCTGCCGGCCGACATGGTGGTGACCAACCCCGAGCATCGCAAGCACGCGGAGGAAATCTGGCGCATCCCGCACGGCATCATCCCGGAAAAGCCCGGCTATCACGCCGTGCAGCAGGACCGGATGCTGAAGGACGGCAAGCTCAATTTCTACTGGGTGCAGGTCAACAACAACGTCCAGGCGGGTCCCAACACTGCCAACGAGACCTGGCAGGGCTATCGCAACCCGGACAACTTCATCGTCGTTTCCGATGCCTATCCGACGATCACCGCGATGAGCGCCGACCTGATCCTGCCCGCCGCCATGTGGGTGGAGAAGGAAGGCGCTTACGGCAATGCCGAGCGGCGCACCCATGTCTGGCATCAGCTTGTCCAGGCTCCCGGCGAGGCACGCTCGGATCTCTGGCAGATGGTGGAATTTTCCAAGCGCTTTATCACCGACGAGGTGTGGCCGAAGGAAATCCTCGACGCCAGCCCCGAATATCGCGGCAAGACGCTGTTCGAAGTCCTGTTCAAGAACGGAGAGGTCGATCGCTTTCCGATCACCGACGTCAGCGCCGAGTACGACAACAACGAGGCCAAGGACTTCGGCTTCTACATCCAGAAGGGCCTGTTCGAGGAATATGCCACCTTCGGCCGTGGCCACGGCCACGATCTGGCGCCCTATGACACCTATCACGAGGTCAGGGGGCTGCGCTGGCCTGTCGTCAACGGCCAGGAGACGAAGTGGCGCTACCGCGAGGGCTTCGACCCCTACGTGAAGGCGGGCGAGGGCGTGAAGTTTTATGGCAACAAGGACGGCAAGGCGATCATTCTCGCCGTGCCCTACGAGCCGCCGGCCGAATCCCCCGACGCGGAATACGACACCTGGCTGGTGACCGGCCGCGTGCTCGAACACTGGCATTCGGGCTCGATGACCATGCGGGTGCCGGAACTCTACAAGGCGTTTCCGGGTGCGCGCGTCTTCATGAATGCCGAGGACGCGCGCAAGCGCGGCATCAACCAGGGCATGGAAGTGCGCATCGTCTCGCGGCGCGGCGAAATCCGCTCGCGCGTCGATATCCGCGGCCGCAACCGCATGCCGCCCGGCGTCATCTTCGTTCCCTGGTTCGACGCGAGCCAGCTCATCAACAAGGTTACGCTCGACGCCACCGATCCCATCTCCAAACAGACGGATTTCAAAAAATGCGCGGTCAAGATCGTTCCCGTTACCCTCTAG
- a CDS encoding GFA family protein translates to MLKGSCHCGKAKWTLEGDPGSITACNCSLCHRYGTLWAYDYEGERITVSGALTSYTRADEKNPTLEILFCPTCAGVVAWRSLQPDEHGRRRMAVNLRLAELEHVADLPIDHFDGLTTFEDLPSDGRCVRDLWA, encoded by the coding sequence ATGCTCAAGGGCTCTTGCCATTGCGGCAAAGCGAAATGGACACTGGAAGGCGACCCCGGGTCGATTACGGCCTGCAACTGCTCGCTCTGTCACCGCTACGGTACACTCTGGGCCTATGACTACGAAGGCGAACGGATCACCGTCAGCGGCGCGCTCACCTCCTACACCCGCGCCGACGAGAAGAACCCGACACTCGAAATCCTGTTCTGCCCGACCTGCGCCGGCGTCGTCGCCTGGCGGAGCTTGCAGCCCGACGAGCACGGCCGCCGGCGCATGGCCGTCAATCTCAGGCTCGCGGAACTGGAACACGTCGCCGACCTGCCGATCGACCATTTCGACGGCTTGACCACCTTCGAGGATCTGCCATCGGACGGCCGCTGCGTGCGCGATCTGTGGGCGTAA
- a CDS encoding GNAT family N-acetyltransferase, translating to MTITLLPVDAVDADVIRKLDVHENQMDFIASNKESLEELAERPECVGFAVMAEGAPVGFAMYALDPDDGNHWIYRLMIDARHQGKGYGAKALTALLEHMATIPECGDIYLGVYPENTRAHALYHRFGFRKTGMMLGGEKVMRLDRTSK from the coding sequence ATGACGATTACACTTTTGCCAGTCGATGCCGTCGATGCCGATGTCATCCGAAAGCTCGACGTGCATGAAAACCAGATGGACTTCATCGCCAGCAACAAGGAGTCGCTGGAAGAACTCGCCGAGCGCCCCGAATGCGTCGGCTTTGCCGTGATGGCCGAAGGCGCGCCCGTCGGCTTTGCCATGTATGCGCTCGACCCGGATGACGGCAACCATTGGATCTACCGCCTGATGATCGACGCCCGCCACCAGGGCAAGGGCTATGGCGCCAAGGCGCTTACCGCCCTGCTCGAGCATATGGCCACGATCCCCGAATGCGGCGACATCTATCTCGGCGTCTACCCGGAAAACACGCGCGCCCACGCCCTTTATCACCGCTTCGGCTTCCGCAAGACCGGCATGATGCTCGGCGGGGAGAAGGTGATGCGGCTGGACCGCACGTCGAAATAA
- a CDS encoding DUF1254 domain-containing protein produces the protein MDMTRRAVALGGAGLLATVSFISANALESPLIDPIEAADDFWLAVEAYIYGYPLVTTEMTRRVVTNVEQPEGTKGPMGHIIKLREYPNASFKDVTAPNADTLYTTAFVDVGKEPWVLSIPDMKDRYFLFPMLDGWTTVFQVPGKRTTGDGAQSYAITGPGWQGTVPDGVTEYKSPTSIVWILGRIYCDGSPEDYKAVHALQDECKLVPLSAYGKDWTPPPGKVDPHIDMKAAVREQVNRMDAVEYFTLLCELMKTNPPTAADGEAIAKFAEIGIVPGKDFDKSKLDAAFVSRIPVTAFHRIMLHFKFSDGDIQEVNGWGFTTKTGIYGNGYLQRALITAIGLGANRPQDAIYPTSLKSKDGLFSRAYNGANKYVITFPKGQLPPVRGFWSITMYDQDYFFVDNPLNRYSISARVSPKANADGSTEIYIQNESPGKDKEANWLPAPKGKFILMMRLYWPDDSPPSILDGSWVIPPAKKAG, from the coding sequence ATGGATATGACACGTCGTGCCGTCGCTTTGGGCGGCGCTGGCCTGCTCGCAACGGTTTCATTTATATCCGCGAATGCTCTGGAATCTCCGCTGATCGATCCGATCGAGGCGGCTGACGATTTCTGGTTGGCCGTCGAAGCCTATATCTACGGTTATCCGCTAGTGACGACGGAAATGACCCGCCGGGTCGTCACCAATGTCGAACAGCCCGAAGGCACGAAGGGCCCGATGGGCCACATCATCAAGCTGCGCGAATATCCGAACGCATCCTTCAAGGACGTCACCGCACCAAACGCCGATACGCTCTATACGACCGCCTTCGTCGATGTGGGCAAGGAGCCCTGGGTGCTGTCGATCCCCGACATGAAGGATCGCTACTTCCTGTTTCCGATGCTCGACGGCTGGACGACGGTGTTCCAGGTGCCAGGAAAGCGGACGACCGGCGATGGCGCACAGTCCTACGCGATCACCGGGCCCGGCTGGCAGGGAACCGTCCCTGATGGCGTCACCGAATACAAGTCGCCGACGAGCATCGTCTGGATCCTGGGCCGCATCTATTGCGACGGCTCGCCCGAAGACTACAAGGCGGTTCACGCGCTGCAGGACGAGTGCAAGCTGGTGCCGCTCAGCGCCTATGGCAAGGATTGGACGCCGCCACCGGGTAAGGTCGATCCGCACATCGACATGAAGGCAGCGGTGCGCGAGCAGGTCAACCGGATGGATGCGGTCGAGTACTTCACGCTGCTCTGCGAGTTGATGAAGACCAACCCGCCGACGGCTGCGGACGGAGAAGCGATCGCCAAGTTTGCCGAGATCGGCATCGTGCCCGGCAAGGATTTCGACAAGAGCAAGCTGGACGCCGCCTTCGTCTCGCGCATTCCGGTCACGGCGTTCCATCGCATCATGCTGCATTTCAAGTTCAGCGATGGCGATATTCAGGAGGTCAACGGCTGGGGCTTTACCACCAAGACCGGCATCTACGGGAACGGCTATCTGCAGCGCGCGCTGATCACGGCAATCGGGCTTGGCGCCAATCGCCCGCAGGATGCGATCTATCCGACGTCGCTGAAATCCAAGGACGGGCTTTTCTCCCGGGCCTACAATGGCGCCAACAAATACGTCATCACCTTTCCGAAGGGGCAATTGCCGCCGGTGCGCGGTTTCTGGTCGATCACCATGTATGACCAAGACTATTTCTTCGTCGACAATCCGCTCAACCGCTATTCGATCAGTGCCCGCGTCAGCCCCAAGGCCAATGCCGACGGGTCGACCGAGATCTATATCCAGAATGAATCACCCGGGAAGGACAAGGAGGCCAACTGGCTGCCGGCGCCGAAGGGCAAGTTCATCCTGATGATGCGGCTCTATTGGCCCGACGACAGCCCGCCATCCATTCTCGACGGCTCCTGGGTCATCCCGCCGGCAAAGAAGGCGGGGTAG
- a CDS encoding YciI family protein, whose protein sequence is MRVVVFVKATEDSEAGKMPSTELLEAMGKFNEELVNAGIMQAGEGLHPSSRGARVAFDGPNRMVIDGPFAETKELVAGFWIWTVKDMDEAIAWVKRCPNPMPGPSEIEIRPVFELEDFGEVITPEIVAQDERLREKIAKG, encoded by the coding sequence ATGCGCGTAGTGGTTTTTGTAAAGGCGACCGAGGACAGCGAAGCGGGCAAGATGCCTTCGACCGAGCTGCTCGAAGCCATGGGCAAGTTCAACGAGGAGCTGGTCAACGCCGGCATCATGCAGGCGGGTGAGGGGCTGCATCCTTCCTCGCGCGGTGCCCGCGTTGCCTTCGACGGACCGAACCGTATGGTCATCGACGGCCCGTTTGCCGAGACCAAGGAACTGGTCGCCGGCTTCTGGATCTGGACCGTCAAGGACATGGACGAGGCGATCGCGTGGGTGAAGCGCTGCCCGAACCCGATGCCGGGACCGAGCGAAATCGAAATTCGCCCGGTGTTCGAACTCGAAGATTTCGGCGAAGTGATCACGCCCGAGATTGTCGCGCAGGACGAGCGCCTGCGCGAGAAGATCGCCAAGGGGTGA
- a CDS encoding RES family NAD+ phosphorylase has protein sequence MISEIDFNEPATVRLISTAYIAEPAVKPLADDDDEIEILNRLEAMTSARLSPLALPVGVDPAELLNETFGYGWSLINAAFCHARPPGNRFNGEERGAWYCAFGPRALQTCQAEIVYHRTRALSEAGSFHDIGRYRELIAGFTCRFHDVRGEKGAAYLDADTAVAYPAGQALAATILAQDGNGLIYPSARDPEGECLAVFRPAVIQNIRQGRTITFQWSGAPEPRILEED, from the coding sequence ATGATATCCGAGATCGACTTCAACGAGCCGGCGACCGTCCGGCTGATCTCGACCGCCTATATCGCCGAGCCCGCCGTCAAGCCGCTCGCAGACGATGACGACGAGATCGAGATCCTCAACCGGCTGGAGGCGATGACGTCCGCGCGGCTCAGCCCCCTCGCCCTGCCCGTCGGCGTCGATCCCGCCGAGCTTTTGAACGAGACCTTCGGCTACGGCTGGTCGCTGATCAACGCCGCCTTCTGCCATGCCCGTCCGCCGGGCAACCGCTTCAACGGCGAGGAGCGCGGCGCCTGGTATTGCGCCTTCGGCCCGCGCGCGCTTCAGACCTGCCAGGCGGAAATCGTCTACCACCGCACCCGGGCGCTCAGCGAAGCCGGAAGCTTTCACGACATCGGCCGCTACCGCGAGCTGATCGCCGGCTTCACCTGCCGCTTTCACGATGTGCGCGGCGAAAAGGGCGCCGCCTATCTCGATGCCGATACGGCGGTTGCCTACCCCGCCGGCCAGGCGCTCGCTGCCACTATTCTGGCGCAAGACGGCAACGGCCTGATCTACCCTTCCGCCCGCGACCCCGAGGGCGAATGCCTCGCCGTCTTCCGCCCTGCCGTCATCCAGAACATCCGCCAGGGCCGCACCATCACCTTTCAATGGTCGGGTGCGCCCGAGCCGCGCATTCTGGAAGAAGATTGA
- a CDS encoding adenylate/guanylate cyclase domain-containing protein yields MTEASTIQPSQRGDARICRGCWDQMHVPIPIRGALALPFRAFGITRSKMNPNICTICERSFRYVKKQSHVAASATILFADIRGFTHLSERIERVRLSEIVSLFQDRCAQAIWAHDGIVNKQMGDGLMAIFNFPIIRKDHAQAAILAALDIQRLCAQALGSLQLDDLKGQPLGVGVGIHTGDVEIGEFSSFRSDFTAIGGTVNLASRLESQAEAGEILVSQETAAQAQAFAAGAATRLLVLKGIDQPVEARVLATH; encoded by the coding sequence ATGACAGAAGCTTCTACCATCCAGCCGAGCCAACGCGGCGACGCCCGCATCTGCCGGGGATGCTGGGATCAGATGCATGTGCCGATCCCCATTCGCGGGGCCCTGGCGCTGCCGTTTCGTGCCTTCGGCATTACCCGCAGCAAGATGAACCCGAACATCTGCACGATCTGCGAGCGCTCCTTCCGTTACGTCAAGAAGCAGAGTCACGTGGCGGCAAGCGCAACGATCCTGTTTGCCGATATCCGCGGTTTCACGCATCTTTCCGAGCGGATAGAGCGGGTCAGGTTGAGTGAAATCGTCAGCCTGTTTCAGGATCGCTGTGCGCAGGCGATCTGGGCGCATGACGGCATCGTCAACAAGCAGATGGGCGACGGGTTGATGGCAATCTTCAACTTCCCGATCATCAGGAAGGATCACGCGCAGGCCGCGATCCTGGCGGCGCTCGACATCCAGCGGCTCTGCGCTCAAGCGCTTGGCAGCCTGCAACTCGACGATCTCAAGGGCCAGCCGCTCGGTGTCGGGGTCGGCATTCACACAGGCGATGTCGAGATCGGCGAGTTCTCGAGCTTCCGCAGCGACTTCACCGCGATCGGCGGCACCGTCAACTTGGCCTCGAGGCTGGAATCTCAGGCCGAGGCCGGCGAGATCCTCGTCTCGCAGGAGACAGCGGCGCAAGCGCAGGCGTTCGCCGCGGGCGCCGCAACCCGGCTACTGGTGCTGAAGGGCATCGATCAGCCGGTGGAGGCGCGGGTGCTGGCGACGCACTGA
- a CDS encoding NapC/NirT family cytochrome c yields the protein MIAWIRKIILWAWGIMATPAGTLGLGFLTLGGFIGGVMFWGAFNTALELTNTEKFCTSCHEMHDNVYQELTRTIHFSNRSGVRATCPDCHVPHQWTDKIARKMQASKEVWGKIFGTINTRSKFLEKRLELAQHEWARMKANDSLECRNCHSSVAMDLQKQTQRAAEIHTRYLLSGKATCIDCHKGIAHELPNMEGIDPGWKMPPELEGKKMANQTPIDDLRQALAELHMQAQ from the coding sequence ATGATCGCCTGGATCAGGAAAATCATCCTTTGGGCCTGGGGCATCATGGCGACGCCGGCCGGCACGCTCGGCCTTGGCTTCCTCACGCTCGGCGGCTTCATCGGCGGCGTCATGTTCTGGGGCGCATTCAACACGGCGCTGGAACTCACCAACACCGAGAAGTTCTGCACCTCCTGTCACGAGATGCATGACAACGTCTACCAGGAGCTGACGCGCACCATCCACTTCTCCAACCGCTCCGGCGTGCGCGCCACCTGTCCGGACTGCCACGTGCCCCACCAGTGGACCGACAAGATCGCCCGCAAGATGCAGGCGTCGAAGGAGGTCTGGGGCAAGATCTTCGGCACGATCAACACACGCTCGAAGTTCCTCGAAAAACGCCTGGAACTGGCCCAGCACGAATGGGCTCGCATGAAGGCTAACGACAGCCTGGAATGCCGCAACTGCCATTCCTCCGTTGCCATGGACCTGCAGAAGCAGACGCAGCGGGCCGCCGAGATCCACACCCGCTACCTGCTTTCCGGCAAGGCGACCTGCATCGACTGCCACAAGGGCATCGCGCATGAGCTGCCCAACATGGAAGGCATCGATCCCGGCTGGAAGATGCCGCCGGAACTCGAAGGCAAGAAGATGGCCAACCAGACGCCGATCGACGATCTGAGGCAGGCGCTGGCGGAGCTGCATATGCAGGCGCAATAG